In Bufo gargarizans isolate SCDJY-AF-19 chromosome 6, ASM1485885v1, whole genome shotgun sequence, a single genomic region encodes these proteins:
- the LOC122942479 gene encoding loricrin-like, producing the protein MSDVKGKSGGGYQKGSSGDDCGGGYQQGGSGSGYQKGSSGGGCQSSGSGDGCKLGSSGGGYQQGSSGGDCSGGYQKGGSGGGYPKGSSGGDCGAGYQQGGSGGGYQQGSSGGDCGGGYQQGGSGGGYQQGSSGGDCSGGYQKDASGGDCGGGYGKQNMTLCGDDQQKGGSCTSGGSGQQCQDQGSCGSGSKSGGSAGWGQDSCDGNKSDASQGKGTGACKK; encoded by the exons ATGTCTGATGTTAAAGGCAAATCTGGTGGTGGATACCAAAAAGGCAGCTCTGGTGATGACTGTGGTGGTGGATATCAGCAAGGAGGATCTGGCAGTGGCTATCAGAAAGGTAGCTCTGGTGGCGGATGTCAGTCAAGTGGCTCTGGTGATGGATGTAAACTAGGTAGCTCAGGAGGGGGCTATCAACAAGGCAGCTCTGGTGGTGACTGTAGTGGCGGATATCAGAAAGGAGGTTCTGGAGGTGGATATCCAAAAGgaagctctggaggtgactgtgGTGCCGGATATCAGCAAGGAGGTTCAGGAGGTGGATATCAACaaggcagctctggaggtgactgtgGTGGCGGATATCAGCAAGGAGGTTCTGGAGGAGGATATCAACAAGgtagctctggaggtgactgtaGTGGTGGATATCAGAAAGATGCCTCTGGAGGAGATTGTGGTGGTGGATATGGCAAGCAGAACATGACCTTGTGTGGGGATGACCAGCAGAAAGGTGGATCCTGTACAT CTGGTGGCTCCGGACAACAATGTCAAGATCAAGGTTCATGTGGCAGCGGTAGTAAATCAG GCGGTAGTGCCGGCTGGGGCCAGGATTCTTGTGATGGTAACAAATCAG ATGCCAGCCAGGGAAAAGGAACAGGAGCATGCAAGAAGTGA